The DNA region actccacccaccagtggttttaatgttttggttgatCGGTGTAAGTGCCTCCAACACAACAATAAATGTTGAAGTGGTGATTAACCACTGTGTTGTGGTGGTTCACCCTCCAGCTGAAGGTCACAGGATACACCGCTCTGCTCTCTAGGAAACTCAAAATAATGGCCAGTATATGCAGGGGGCGTTCCGTTTCACTTTTGATTGACAGGAGTAGCGTCCAATAGAATGGCCCGCTGGCACAGAGGGGGCGGGGCGCAGAGTGACCAACGTTTCCCACTAGGGTTCAGGGTTTAGAGCAGTTGGGGCTAATTTCCGCTCGGTGGTGGCTGTGAAGAATAAGTAGCCCTCAACTTTTTCTCAGCCGACAGCCGTCGCCATGTCCAACAACAACGCCAGCAACAACTTAATAATCGCTCAACGGGCCGTGAAGCAGCTCCGGTTAGAGGCCAGTATCCGGAGGATCAAGGTAAGAACCCctcaacactgacacacaaacacggaAGACTGAGCCGCTGAATGGCGGAGACAAACTGTTGCAGAAATAACACACAGTGGACTCTTACATCACAGGCTCAACAAAGTGGGCTTTAAAGTTACACACACGACACATTAACTGGTTTCTGGTTGACCACACCGCAGCTACTAGAAAACAGTTCCGTGTTTCAGCGGCTGTCAGTGTAGTTTTACTGGCTGTTTGGGGGGAAGCGTCACCacctcaaagtgtcaaagtCTCGAGAGAAGTGACACGTTTATCAAAGTTAAACCTGTTGGTGTTCATTATCCAAAGGAAACAGGTGAGACCCCCAACTGTTACACAGTAGACACACCCATGGGTGTATCGCGCCGTTGCTTGCAAATCattatgtaaaaaaagaaaaagtgtcaGTGTATGTAAATGAGAGCCTGCCGGgttgtgtgagtgtgacagCAGGCCAGCTGGAGCAGTAGAGATACTGTGCATGTGATAAGAGGCTGTTTATGtttcccatcatcatcatcatatgtCTGGCTCTGCAGGTGTCCCAGGCTGCTGCTGAGCTGAGGAACTTCTGTCTGCAAAATGCCTCCAAGGACCCCCTCCTGGTCGGGGTCCCCTCCAGTGATAATCCCTTCAGACCCCCCAAGTCCTGCTCCCTGTTCTGAGGTAGGCCCGCCTTTTCCTTCACTCAGGCCTCAGCTGGGGAGTTAGGCTGTTTAATTCATTTCACAAGGGAAGAAATTAATTACAGCTTCACATGCTGTTTGCGCTGAAAGCAATCTAACATAAAAGGTCTAATATTTCACATGACATGACTTCATTTAAACTCAAGATTGATTTTGGGGTGTGGGGCTTCAAAATACAAAAGAGATTTTTATTCTACTCTTGTTTGCAAATTATTGTcttgattaaattatttattgttttgtctgtcaaatgtctgaaaaaaaaaggccatTACATTTCCCAAGGTAATGTCCtcagattgcttgttttgtccaaccgaCAGCTCACAAACTAAATATATTAAACTTACAGTTATATGAAATAGAGAAAGACAGGAAAGCCTGACATTTGAGAAGCTAGAACAAGCatatgtttgccttttttgcttgaaaaatgacacaaaatattaacaattatacaacagtttattttttgtgattgcaaaaattgattaattgactcATTGTTTCAGCTCCAGTTATGTTGCTGATTCTGTGCCTCTTAATTTTATTGTGCTACACCCTGCTTTGTACTCTACTGTACTTAATTTTTTTATCATGGATGCTAGTGAACCCAGAAGCAAATTTCCACCGCTGGGGAATCTAATTATACTTATCTTCCATCCAAATCTAATTATACTTTAGTTGAAAATAACGCTAAATCAATTAACTAATCAATTAGGCGGTCAACAGACAAGTTTTATAAGTCATCTAATTGCTTGAATCAAAAGTTCCAAACATTCGATGGCTCCAGCTCTTCTGAGATTGGAGCTTTTCCTTCAGCAATCATTAGTCTTATCAGACATGGCTGCTGTCCAACACTCTGTgctctttgttgttgtaaaacatattttagtgacaTGCATTAGGGTTTATTATGGCCCAAAGTAACAGAAATATTTGCTATTTTACCACTCACCACTTATATGAGAATTACTCCTGTCACTAAGCCCCTGGAAATCTAAAACAAACACCCTAGTCCAGATTAGATAATTGCCATGCTAGGCAGGCTAATGGGGGTAAATTTATATCGCCAAAACCATGAGCTAAGTGCAGTGAAAAATATATAGAGCTTTAATTCAATGGAACCTTTGTCTTCAGTCAGGAAACAATGAACAGTCTATTCACATttccagtggtggaggaagtatttagatcctttacttaaagtaccaacaccacactgtaaaaacactcTGTTACTAGTAAAAGctctgcattaaaaatgttattgAATGAAATAACATTATTACAATCAGCAAGATGTATTTATGcatgaaaagtaaaagtactcaatgCAATGCATaaatttaataaatacaaattatttaaataaattaaaataaaaaacagcaagtCCTCATATTTAAGAAGCTTGACCCAAAATGCTAATTAATTTTCTAATCAATCAACAAATTCTTCCAACTGCtcatgtatattttttatatagttAATTTGCAAAAATCTCAATTTATGAAGTTACTAGTAATTAAAGTTATCAACTAACAGTAGTAGAGTAAAAAGTATAATATTTTCTTCTGAAGTGTAGTGGAGTAATAGGAGAAAATGGCCTGAGATTTAAAATattcaagtaaagtaaaagttcCTCAAATTTGTATTTCAGTACAGTACTTGGGTAAATTTACTACGTTACATTCTACTGCTGAACATTTCTCATTTAAACAGTATCTCCTGGCTCAGCCTCACTCGAGTTATATGAATCACACGTAAAATCCTACatttggtaacttttatgaaaacaaATTCTCATCATATATGCTGGAGTTGTCACTATATTCGGACAAAAGTGCATTTGAGAGAGCCTGTGAAACAATCatgcccctcctcctcttcctactaTTTCTAATGGCGTTTGCTAGAATCCTCTGTGGTGCACCggaaacagccaatcagagctgaggagtctccaACGCAGCTGCCAATCACTACTTGTAAACTGTGTtaacgttctcattttacagctaaacagtacacagtaaaatatgttcctgaaaatatctgaggtgagaaacagaCAATGCAGTTACAggatcttgattcatatttgatcagcgctgcctagtttgactgcagtttaaTGAGCAGTGATTGAAATGATTTACAGCTGCGTTAAAGACTCAGCTCTGGTTGATTTACATGCACAGAtgtattccactattattctgaTTGTGACAGTAATTTGAATTTGATACAGGTCGtataaacagcatattctgtttgGATGTTCTGAATTAGGCCTTTTTTCAATTTCCAATCAAGACGTGGGATATGCCTTTATTATTTGGGTTTTTGGAACATTCCTTAGACATGCATACAGTGTGTATTCGTGTCTCATTTGGGGTTGCAAAACACAGCCTCTGATCTGTTTGTGGTCAGCACTACGCGTTGTCATGGATacgttgtacacaaaccaacacaCCAACATTTTGCAAGGCTGGTGTAGAAATACATGCCCAAAGATAAAAAAAGGCCACATCTTTGGTCAAAAGGAGAAACTCCCACATTATGACAGGCTTGGATGCTGACAGGTTTTTTGATATACGCATATATCACAATGCCGACCTTTTTAAAAGAGGGTTGAAGGAATGTGAGAGTAAGGCTGTGTTCGCACGGTTGGACACGTCTGCCACAGATggaaaactcttttttttttttttttttttttctaattggGGTTTTCAAAGTTAACCAAACCGTGGCAGTAgtacaaagtgaaaacagagggaaaaatCCTATTTTGGTTGCAGAGTATGCACAGCTGCACGTAAATTAgtggaatatatatttttttataagccatgtaaacagcttagttgAAAGATTgtagtttttttaaacaaaggcaaaaactggaatattttgtgcatgtaaatgtagtcagtgAGCCATCATCCACAATATCAGGACCTTGAAACTGAGGCAGATAAATGGAGTTCAGTCActgcttttattatttacacctgtactTTTCCGAAATAAAAAAGTCgtacagtgtttttttaatgtattcattttaaattattGATTCATTTGTCCAATTCTCTTTGTCTGTCCACAGCAGGAAGAAAGTTGGAGGATTTCTGAATTTACCCGTCGAAGGCTTTCTTCACTTCTACTTGATGCCGCTGTAGatcgaccagcagctcctcttGGGATGATGCAACATGGGACTGATGGGTTCGGGGGAGGGAAGTGCTCGTATTGTTTGCCAAATTTAGTGGTATCATAACTCCCATCTGTTACATTAAAGCAGGGCCAAACTCTacatgttcaaaaaaaaaaaaaaagttgttgacACTAACTTGACTAATGATTAAGCCTTTCTTGGTTTACCTAGTACTTAACATGTCCGGTCTCAATTTCCTGACCTAATGGTGTCTGTGTCCAGTCGGTGAAATTTAGCCCATGTGACTGGCTACTGAAAGTGCAACTTCCTCTTGTATTTAGTGTGGCAGGTCAAACATTAATTTAAACCAGGTGCTGTTAAACAATCAGAACATGTTGTGTTATATACACTGAATTGTACTGTGTGTCTTTACAAAACACTAACTGTGTATGTGGCCATTAGACAAAGTGGTAGCTTTTGGGTTAAATTGATTGGTGTCTCAAACGATCCATGTATTTGTGGCAATGGTAATGGTGTTCCTACTAATCTAAGGTACAGCAACATGGTACAGACTCTCAGTGCAGGGTGTGCAATTGTCCTTTCATCCAGTCTTTTTCCTGTATATATTTAACAGCCTGTTAAGGTTGCTTTTGTTAGCCTATATGTTCCtgtctttaatttaaaaaaaaaaacacgttaaGGCCTTACACTGTTTGGAGAGTGAAACTTGATAGCAAATTTAATGTAAATCACTTTAGATACACAAATGGCCAAACAGCAAATGTTAATATATCTGTTCAAAACTTCCAAATATTGTTTGTATTAAATGAATCGTGCTGCAGTGACTTGTTGCATTAATCATTTTTCACACTGGAGTCATATTCCAATCAACCAAAACTTTTACTACTGTTAGCCTGTATCTTTCTTAACTTTGCTACTGTGGGCAGccttttaaaaattaaactaCTTTTTCGGACACTGACTGATTGCTGTATGTGAAATTATTCCTTTTATAGTGTCTTTATGAAACCCTTAAATGACCATCTGTGTATTAATTCCTCACCGTGTGCTGTCTTTCTTGTCAAGAAAAGCTTTGTTTTCCTTACATGCCTTCACTAAAAAACTGCTAACATATTGATTAagaggggtccatgtttaacaacagcaaaattatatcatTACATGAGTTCGCAAACTCATGCATCTCatgcaatataatccaagtctcatttatccagccatATGCTCAGTAAATCCCAGAAAGCTCTCTATTTtagactgaactgaaagtgaaacttctttatgctctcctcaaagccagactacaGTTGAGAGAAATTTTCCTCTTGGGCTTTCTATCAGGAAAGGAtctcttggttaaggttaggaaaaaagTCGTGGTTTGGGTTGAAATTAAAAGATTTCTGTCAGAAAACCTACAAGGAAAACTTGTCCCATGTGCAAGCCAGATGCCATCGCTAAGGTTTTTCAGTGGAAATGAATGTGTTTgaaaagtactgagcatacaattggataaatgagacgtggtttatactgcatgagctgtgtgagagtttgtgaactgATGCTTTAATGTGCTGATAAATGTGGTCTCCACTCAATCCGTATATCAGTTTGTTGGCCGTTTTCTGTGGAGGCGATGAGAGAGAAAATTTACTTCCTTTAATTGTTTATAAGCCTTCATGACTCGAGCTTTTACTTTATtgattctactaaaatatgaacAGGTGAAAGAAGATGTTACATAGAAGTTGCAGCCTCCTTGATTTTATTGGGTTTAAGTCACCGCAATGTGGTCATAGTAAATTGAgagaggtgttttttttgtaggcCGGTGAACTGCTGGACTGGACTGATATTACTTGGTCAAATAATGACTTTGGTGGACATCTGGCCACACAGTCATCAATGTACAGGATAACACCAGGCAGGCAGCACAAGAAGCACAGTGCCAACTCTGGTGTGGTTGTTTTATATACAGACGGGGTCCTGGATGATTTCCAAGACAGAATTATtgatatttgtattttatttgcatgggaaaaaacaacaaaaaaatgttggtaatacacacaaatacatacaaattAACTGGTCAGGTGACACCACATGCTCACATGATGTGAATTTGGGCTTGAATCAGTCTCCTTCGCCATAGAAGATTTGAAAAATGCTGAGCTAAACCTGAACCAGCTAGATGTGAAACTCTGGGTGTGTCTCAGATATTATCAAGCTTGCTGTGCCCATGTGGCCTATAGCACCTTCAGCTCCTTGGGTACAAAGTTAATACTTAAAAACCATATGCACAAGGTAAAGCTTGGTAGGAAGCAGCTGGACTTAATCGTTTGAAATCCTGAAGCTTTCACCTTCTCGCCCGTCATCAATTGTAATCAGCAGAAGTGCTgtcacctggaaataaaagaggCAGCGTCTGTCTGAAGAGGCTGTACTTTTCTGCTCAGGTAAGGTTGATCCATTGTTACTATTGTAATATAGTAGTGtgtatttgtcatttaaagCATACAAGTATGTGTACATATTGTCTTGATGCTGTTGTGATGCACAGCAGCTACAT from Epinephelus fuscoguttatus linkage group LG3, E.fuscoguttatus.final_Chr_v1 includes:
- the si:ch211-286b5.5 gene encoding guanine nucleotide-binding protein G(I)/G(S)/G(O) subunit gamma-10, whose translation is MSNNNASNNLIIAQRAVKQLRLEASIRRIKVSQAAAELRNFCLQNASKDPLLVGVPSSDNPFRPPKSCSLF